A single window of Ctenopharyngodon idella isolate HZGC_01 chromosome 24, HZGC01, whole genome shotgun sequence DNA harbors:
- the dkk3b gene encoding dickkopf-related protein 3b, whose translation MLKFVILSLCVGFVLGSSVHRGGHLDITETLEKHVAQGQTTLNEMFREVEKLMEDTQQKLEEAVHQMENESSKSLLHGRNFPDSFHNETTTEIKVGNRTVQLIERIDKETDNKTGKTHFSRTLIQNTERWNEVDHECMIDEDCGDGSFCLYEIITSKCIPCQTTNMECTKDEECCGDQLCVWGVCAVNRTKGQSGTICQYQSDCSPQHCCAFHKALLFPVCRPKPQEGQGCHSHPNQLMELLLWDEEGPREHCPCSAGLHCQPLEKRSVCVDEKNSSGEGNMD comes from the exons ATGCTGAAATTTGTGATATTATCCCTTTGCGTGGGCTTTGTGCTGGGCAGCTCAGTTCACAGAGGGGGACATCTGGACATCACCGAGACCCTGGAGAAGCATGTGGCACAGGGACAAACCACTTTAAACGAGATGTTTAGGGAGGTGGAAAAACTGATGGAGGACACGCAGCAGAAACTAGAGGAGGCTGTACACCAG ATGGAGAACGAGTCTTCAAAATCGCTGTTACATGGACGCAACTTTCCTGACAGTTTTCACAATGAAACTACAACAGAGATCAAGGTGGGGAATCGGACCGTCCAACTGATAGAGAGAATCGACAAG GAAACGGATAATAAGACTGGAAAGACTCATTTTTCCAGAACTCTCATTCAGAACACTGAACGGTGGAATGAAGTTGATCAT GAGTGCATGATTGATGAGGACTGTGGGGATGGCAGCTTCTGCCTGTACGAGATCATCACCTCCAAATGCATCCCGTGCCAGACGACTAATATG gAGTGCACAAAGGACGAGGAGTGTTGTGGAGATCAGCTGTGTGTGTGGGGTGTTTGTGCTGTGAACAGAACAAAAGGACAATCTGGAACAATCTGCCAGTACCAGAGCGACTGCAGTCCTCAACACTGCTGTGCCTTTCACAAag ccCTGCTCTTCCCCGTGTGCCGCCCCAAGCCACAGGAAGGCCAAGGCTGCCACAGTCACCCCAACCAGCTGATGGAGCTGTTACTGTGGGACGAGGAGGGGCCGCGGGAGCACTGCCCCTGTTCTGCAGGCCTGCACTGCCAGCCTCTCGA GAAAAGATCAGTGTGTGTAGATGAGAAGAACTCTTCTGGCGAAGGAAATATGGACTGA